The following proteins come from a genomic window of Paenibacillus sp. CAA11:
- a CDS encoding DUF438 domain-containing protein, with translation MSELINNRETGAQETTKRQEMLKEIIKELHQGKSVEEVKAKFEQAVGDVSVEEISAMEHALMEEEGIPVEEVQRLCSVHTALFKGSIEDIHRPSKPEEQPGHPVHTFKLENREIERLARFSLSLHKDKYVRERSEEYVYKLLEDLNLLMDVDKHYSRKENLLFPYLEKYGIFGPTKVMWGIDDGIRAMIKEAKQLLTNEPRDAEAIGALLDKIVTEVTEMIYKEENILLPMALNKLTEDEWLKIAHESEEIGYCLTAPEVEWKPDRAPEPQEAAGADPKQGYVRFETGLLSVQQLEAIMNHLPVDLTFIDQDDVVRYFSHGKERIFARTKAVIGRTVQNCHPPQSVHVVNELLEDFKAGRKDVEDFWIPIKDKFVYIRYFAIRDEDGRYMGTLEFTQNIAPIRALEGQKRILS, from the coding sequence ATGAGTGAGCTGATTAACAACCGTGAAACTGGGGCCCAGGAGACAACAAAGCGGCAGGAGATGCTGAAGGAGATTATCAAGGAACTTCATCAGGGCAAAAGCGTGGAGGAGGTCAAAGCCAAGTTCGAGCAGGCCGTAGGCGATGTATCGGTGGAGGAGATTTCCGCGATGGAGCATGCGCTCATGGAAGAAGAGGGAATTCCCGTGGAAGAGGTGCAGCGTTTGTGCTCTGTGCACACGGCTCTTTTTAAAGGGTCCATAGAAGACATTCACCGTCCTTCCAAGCCTGAGGAGCAGCCGGGGCATCCGGTGCATACCTTCAAGCTGGAGAATCGCGAGATTGAGAGACTGGCCCGCTTTAGCTTGAGCCTGCATAAAGACAAGTATGTTAGGGAGCGCAGCGAGGAGTATGTCTATAAGCTGCTTGAGGATCTTAATCTGCTGATGGATGTTGACAAGCACTACAGCCGAAAAGAGAATCTGCTGTTTCCGTATCTTGAGAAATACGGCATTTTCGGGCCGACCAAGGTGATGTGGGGCATTGACGACGGCATCCGGGCTATGATCAAGGAAGCGAAGCAGCTTCTAACGAATGAGCCGAGAGATGCGGAAGCCATTGGTGCCTTGCTGGATAAAATCGTGACAGAAGTGACCGAGATGATCTACAAGGAAGAGAACATTCTGCTGCCGATGGCGCTGAACAAGCTTACTGAGGATGAGTGGCTCAAGATTGCTCACGAGAGTGAAGAGATCGGCTATTGTCTCACAGCTCCGGAAGTAGAATGGAAGCCGGACCGGGCGCCTGAACCGCAAGAAGCGGCTGGGGCTGATCCCAAACAAGGGTATGTCCGTTTTGAGACAGGCTTGCTGTCCGTTCAGCAGCTTGAAGCGATCATGAACCACCTGCCTGTGGATCTGACCTTCATCGATCAGGATGATGTGGTCCGCTATTTCTCTCATGGAAAGGAACGGATCTTCGCCAGAACCAAGGCGGTGATTGGGCGTACGGTGCAGAACTGCCATCCGCCGCAAAGCGTGCATGTCGTGAACGAGCTGCTGGAGGATTTCAAAGCCGGACGCAAGGACGTGGAGGACTTTTGGATTCCGATAAAAGATAAATTTGTATATATCCGTTACTTCGCTATTCGCGATGAAGATGGCCGTTATATGGGAACTCTGGAATTCACGCAGAATATTGCTCCTATTCGGGCCTTGGAGGGACAGAAGCGGATATTATCTTAG
- a CDS encoding ROK family glucokinase encodes MSEQIYVGVDLGGTAIKVGICNEQGKLLHTYEGPTEVEKGVDTVIDNIERYVRQIVEESPFNWDQLAGVGAGVAGFTNVQEGIIILAPNVGFRDVPIRAILEERLGKPVKIDNDANVAALGEVWGGAGKGVDHCVCYTLGTGVGGGIIIGGKIYQGFSGLAGELGHMSVVPDLEAIQCGCGKMGCLETVSSATGIIRMAKDAVERGDRTSLATVENIMAKDVFDAAKQGDEAALRIVNRAAFYLGKSLAAVSTVLNPERYIIGGGVSKAGEILFQEVRAVFAKFTPEPLQEKVEIVPAILGNDAGMVGAAGLFLRS; translated from the coding sequence ATGTCTGAACAAATCTACGTGGGTGTCGATCTGGGCGGTACGGCGATCAAAGTCGGGATCTGCAACGAGCAAGGGAAGCTTCTTCACACATACGAAGGACCGACCGAGGTTGAAAAGGGCGTGGATACCGTTATTGACAATATCGAACGGTATGTTCGCCAAATCGTTGAGGAATCTCCTTTTAATTGGGATCAGTTGGCCGGGGTAGGTGCCGGTGTAGCCGGGTTTACCAATGTCCAGGAAGGTATTATTATTCTCGCGCCCAATGTAGGTTTCCGGGATGTTCCGATTCGCGCGATTCTGGAAGAGCGGCTCGGCAAGCCAGTCAAGATAGATAATGATGCCAATGTTGCAGCCTTGGGCGAAGTATGGGGCGGCGCTGGCAAGGGCGTGGATCACTGTGTATGCTATACGCTGGGAACGGGTGTAGGCGGAGGAATCATTATCGGCGGTAAGATTTATCAAGGCTTCTCAGGCCTTGCAGGGGAGCTTGGACATATGTCCGTTGTTCCGGATTTGGAAGCGATTCAGTGCGGCTGCGGCAAGATGGGCTGCCTGGAGACAGTATCGTCCGCTACAGGCATTATCCGTATGGCCAAAGATGCCGTAGAGCGTGGAGACCGCACTTCGCTGGCGACAGTTGAGAATATTATGGCCAAGGACGTATTCGATGCGGCTAAGCAAGGTGATGAAGCTGCTTTGCGTATTGTGAACCGGGCAGCCTTTTATTTGGGCAAATCGCTTGCAGCTGTATCGACCGTTCTGAATCCAGAGCGTTATATCATTGGCGGCGGTGTCTCCAAGGCAGGGGAAATCCTGTTCCAAGAGGTGCGTGCCGTATTTGCCAAATTCACACCGGAGCCGCTGCAGGAGAAGGTTGAGATTGTTCCTGCTATTCTTGGCAACGATGCAGGCATGGTTGGTGCTGCCGGTCTGTTCCTTCGCTCTTAA
- the rapZ gene encoding RNase adapter RapZ — protein MPEKEHTSLANLIIITGMSGAGKSLAVRSLEDLGFFCVDNLPPVLIPKFAELIEQSKGKIAKVALVIDLRGREFFTALSESLNFIKDHFTIHSEILFLDATDSVLVQRYKESRRRHPLAPQGMPLDGIRLERKMLEELKHSATQVLDTSNMKPAQLREKIISRFSHLESSNLSVNITSFGFKYGIPIDADLVFDVRFLPNPHYIEQLRPHTGQDSDVYEYVMKWPETQSFLTKLLDMLHFLLPQYHKEGKSQVIIGIGCTGGKHRSVAIAEYLGRMLGSSETETVRVSHRDADRDRP, from the coding sequence ATGCCGGAGAAGGAACATACTTCGTTAGCGAACTTGATCATTATTACAGGTATGTCGGGAGCCGGAAAGTCACTGGCTGTTCGCAGCCTGGAGGATCTAGGATTTTTCTGTGTGGACAATTTGCCCCCGGTACTGATTCCGAAATTTGCCGAGCTCATCGAGCAATCGAAGGGTAAGATCGCCAAGGTCGCGCTGGTTATTGATTTGCGCGGGCGGGAATTTTTTACGGCGCTTTCTGAATCACTGAACTTTATTAAGGATCACTTTACGATTCACAGCGAAATTTTGTTTCTGGACGCTACCGATTCCGTACTGGTGCAGCGTTACAAGGAAAGCCGGCGCCGTCATCCACTTGCCCCACAAGGTATGCCGCTTGATGGGATTCGCCTGGAGCGGAAGATGCTTGAGGAATTAAAGCACTCAGCCACACAGGTGCTGGATACAAGCAATATGAAGCCGGCACAGCTTCGGGAGAAGATTATATCTAGATTCTCGCATTTGGAAAGCAGCAATTTATCCGTTAATATTACTTCATTCGGATTTAAATATGGCATACCTATAGACGCCGATCTGGTATTCGATGTGCGCTTTCTGCCGAATCCTCATTATATCGAGCAGCTGCGCCCGCACACTGGACAAGACAGCGACGTATATGAATATGTAATGAAATGGCCTGAGACGCAGAGTTTCTTGACCAAGCTACTGGATATGCTTCATTTCCTGCTTCCGCAGTATCATAAAGAGGGCAAGAGCCAGGTAATTATCGGCATCGGTTGTACGGGCGGTAAACACCGTTCTGTGGCGATCGCTGAATATTTGGGCCGGATGCTTGGATCAAGCGAGACGGAGACGGTCCGTGTGAGCCATCGGGATGCTGACCGAGACCGGCCCTAA
- a CDS encoding gluconeogenesis factor YvcK family protein, whose product MGGGTGLSVMLRGLKEKPLDITAIVTVADDGGSSGILRSELQMPPPGDIRNVLTALADVEPLLSDMLSYRFSSGSGLAGHSLGNLILAAMTDISGDFVTAVRELSRVFAVRGRVLPAAGQAVVLHAEMEDGRVITGESKIPEALGRIKRIFLEPEQVEPLPEACRAIEEADAILIGPGSLYTSIIPNLLVPKLAEAVLGNTEAIKIFICNVMTQPGETDNYTVSDHLQAVYEHVGHHLFDYVIVNDGEIPAQVQDFYAEKGAKPVEIDWDVVTGRGYKVIADTLVLFRRYLRHDADKLSHHIYQLVQNWIIRKR is encoded by the coding sequence ATGGGCGGCGGCACCGGTCTGTCTGTGATGCTGCGCGGCTTGAAAGAGAAGCCGCTGGACATCACAGCCATCGTGACCGTAGCGGACGATGGAGGGAGCTCCGGCATCCTGCGCAGCGAGCTGCAAATGCCCCCTCCGGGCGACATTCGCAACGTGCTGACGGCGCTTGCCGATGTAGAGCCGCTGTTGTCTGATATGCTGAGCTACCGTTTTTCAAGCGGCTCCGGACTTGCCGGACACAGCCTCGGCAATCTGATTTTGGCCGCGATGACAGATATCTCCGGCGATTTTGTGACGGCGGTGCGCGAGCTGAGCCGTGTATTTGCTGTCCGCGGACGCGTGCTTCCGGCTGCCGGGCAGGCGGTTGTACTGCATGCGGAGATGGAAGATGGACGTGTAATAACAGGTGAATCTAAGATTCCTGAAGCTTTGGGCCGGATCAAACGCATTTTTCTTGAACCGGAACAGGTGGAGCCGTTGCCTGAGGCTTGCCGGGCTATTGAAGAGGCCGACGCGATCCTTATTGGCCCTGGAAGCCTGTATACCAGCATTATTCCAAACCTGTTAGTGCCAAAGCTGGCAGAAGCCGTATTGGGCAATACTGAGGCCATTAAAATTTTTATATGTAATGTTATGACACAGCCTGGGGAAACAGATAATTATACGGTGAGCGATCACCTTCAGGCGGTTTATGAGCATGTAGGCCATCATTTATTTGATTATGTCATTGTCAATGACGGTGAGATTCCTGCCCAGGTTCAAGACTTCTATGCCGAGAAGGGTGCGAAGCCCGTAGAGATTGACTGGGATGTCGTAACAGGAAGAGGATATAAGGTCATTGCAGACACGCTGGTGCTGTTCCGCCGTTATCTGCGTCATGATGCGGATAAGCTGAGCCACCACATCTACCAGCTGGTGCAGAACTGGATAATACGAAAGAGGTGA
- the whiA gene encoding DNA-binding protein WhiA, whose translation MSFAAQTKKELTLVEADACCERAELSALIRMNGSVQLSSKKVILDISTENAAIARRIYSLIKKYFEVHTELLVRKKMRLKKNNVYIVRIPAKVQEILKSLHIVSEGFIFTPGIHEELTQNNCCKRAYLRGAFLAGGSVNNPEGSSYHLEIASMYEEHCQALVELASEFHLNARCIERKKGFIFYIKEGEKIIEFLSIIGAHQALFKFEDVRIMRDMRNSVNRIVNCETANLNKTIGAAVRQIDNIKLIQKEIGLDNLPDKLREVAEVRLAYPDINLKEVGELLKGGVSKSGVNHRLRKLDEMAEKIRGS comes from the coding sequence TTGTCGTTTGCGGCGCAAACCAAAAAAGAACTGACCTTGGTCGAAGCCGACGCCTGCTGTGAGCGGGCCGAGCTGTCGGCGCTGATCCGGATGAATGGATCCGTGCAGCTGTCGAGCAAAAAGGTCATTTTGGATATTTCAACGGAAAATGCCGCGATTGCAAGGCGGATTTATTCTTTGATCAAAAAGTATTTTGAAGTGCATACCGAGCTTCTCGTCCGTAAAAAAATGCGTCTGAAGAAAAATAACGTCTACATTGTGCGGATTCCCGCCAAGGTGCAGGAAATTCTGAAGTCGCTCCATATTGTATCCGAGGGTTTTATTTTTACTCCCGGAATTCATGAGGAGCTAACGCAGAACAATTGTTGCAAACGTGCGTATTTGCGGGGAGCCTTCCTCGCTGGCGGTTCGGTGAACAATCCGGAAGGCTCTTCTTATCATTTGGAGATCGCTTCGATGTATGAGGAGCACTGCCAGGCGCTTGTGGAGCTGGCTTCGGAGTTTCATCTGAATGCCCGCTGTATTGAACGCAAGAAGGGCTTCATCTTCTACATCAAAGAAGGCGAGAAGATCATTGAGTTTTTAAGCATCATTGGCGCCCATCAGGCATTGTTCAAATTCGAGGACGTTCGGATTATGCGCGATATGCGCAATTCCGTGAACCGGATTGTGAACTGTGAGACGGCCAATCTGAATAAGACCATTGGAGCGGCCGTTCGCCAAATTGACAATATTAAGCTGATTCAGAAGGAGATCGGCCTGGATAACCTACCTGATAAGCTGCGGGAAGTTGCTGAGGTCAGACTCGCCTATCCGGACATCAATCTGAAGGAAGTTGGCGAGCTGCTCAAGGGCGGTGTCAGCAAGTCGGGAGTCAACCACAGGCTCCGCAAACTTGACGAGATGGCCGAAAAAATTCGCGGAAGCTAA
- a CDS encoding HPr family phosphocarrier protein, with protein MIKHPVTVRLKTGLHARPAALFVQEANKYSSEIFVEKDDKKVNAKSIMGIMSLAISTGTEINISAEGADAEQAANALVSLVSKEELENQ; from the coding sequence ATGATCAAACACCCGGTAACCGTTCGTTTGAAGACAGGGCTTCATGCCCGGCCGGCAGCGCTTTTTGTTCAAGAAGCAAATAAATACTCGTCTGAGATCTTTGTTGAGAAAGACGATAAAAAAGTCAACGCCAAAAGCATCATGGGAATTATGAGCCTTGCCATCAGTACCGGAACTGAAATTAACATTAGTGCTGAAGGTGCGGATGCGGAACAGGCTGCAAACGCTTTAGTCAGTCTGGTCAGCAAGGAAGAATTGGAGAACCAATAA
- a CDS encoding SIMPL domain-containing protein, which yields MKFWIKPLAVTVITSAMVFGGATASIWGQQAAVAYADEAVSQQNTVNVVGTGKLTVKPDVAYISLGVETTAGTAAEAQSKNAAIIQKLNTLLKNTWKVEAKDLQTGQFYVQPNYVYNDKDGQKVNGYIARHTLQVTYRQLDKIGQLLDDASKAGANKIDNIRFTVEDEDQFQTEAINKAMANASMKASAIAKAANRQLGSVLNVTQGSGGVVAQYDQAYSVKSTAESASASTVVEPGTIELTTTLSVQYALK from the coding sequence ATGAAGTTTTGGATCAAGCCTTTGGCAGTTACGGTAATCACAAGTGCTATGGTTTTTGGCGGTGCAACAGCGTCTATCTGGGGGCAGCAGGCTGCGGTAGCTTACGCAGATGAAGCTGTATCCCAGCAGAATACAGTTAACGTCGTAGGCACTGGCAAGCTGACGGTGAAGCCGGATGTGGCTTATATCTCCCTTGGGGTAGAGACGACAGCGGGCACTGCAGCAGAAGCTCAGAGTAAGAATGCAGCGATCATACAGAAGTTGAACACTCTGCTCAAGAACACGTGGAAGGTGGAGGCCAAGGATCTTCAGACGGGTCAATTCTACGTTCAGCCCAATTATGTATATAACGATAAAGACGGCCAAAAGGTGAACGGGTACATTGCTCGGCATACCCTGCAGGTGACTTATCGTCAGCTCGATAAGATCGGCCAGCTGCTGGACGATGCCTCTAAAGCAGGAGCGAACAAAATTGACAATATTCGCTTTACAGTAGAGGATGAGGATCAATTCCAGACAGAGGCAATCAACAAGGCGATGGCTAATGCCAGTATGAAAGCCAGTGCGATTGCTAAGGCGGCTAATCGTCAGCTTGGCAGTGTGCTGAACGTTACGCAGGGCAGCGGCGGAGTTGTGGCGCAATATGATCAAGCTTATAGTGTGAAAAGCACTGCGGAAAGCGCCAGTGCCTCCACCGTGGTGGAGCCTGGAACGATTGAACTTACTACGACCTTGAGTGTTCAATATGCACTAAAATAA
- a CDS encoding ABC transporter ATP-binding protein: MIELLQVEKRFAGQLVVHPLSLTINEGEFLTLLGPSGCGKTTILRMIAGFEQPTDGQILLDGQDLTELPPNRRDLNLVFQHYALFPHMTVEDNIAFGLKMKKLSRTEIASRVEEAVAMTQLTPLVKRYPHQLSGGQQQRVAIARAIANKPKVLLLDEPLGALDLQLRKNLQTELKQLQRSLGITFVYVTHDQEEAMMLSDRIVIMNNGQVEQIGTPREIYATPTTLFAATFVGENNIFSQDGRLFAVRPEKLVLLRDSQGAKRTGVIEDVLYLGSLHKVVVQLDNEPMKVSIALDFKDERPWGIGEQVGVGWQSQDEVVIGA, from the coding sequence ATGATTGAGCTTCTGCAAGTGGAGAAGCGCTTTGCGGGACAGCTTGTTGTGCACCCGCTGTCGTTGACCATTAATGAAGGTGAGTTTCTCACTTTGCTGGGACCTAGCGGCTGCGGCAAAACAACAATTTTACGCATGATCGCAGGCTTTGAACAGCCTACAGACGGTCAAATTCTACTGGACGGACAAGATTTGACAGAACTTCCGCCGAATCGGCGTGATTTGAACCTTGTATTTCAACATTATGCTTTATTTCCGCATATGACGGTGGAAGATAATATTGCATTTGGTTTGAAGATGAAGAAGTTATCCAGAACCGAAATCGCTTCCCGTGTGGAAGAAGCCGTAGCCATGACGCAATTGACCCCGCTGGTCAAGCGTTATCCGCATCAGCTTTCCGGCGGGCAGCAGCAGCGTGTAGCTATCGCCCGCGCGATTGCGAATAAGCCGAAGGTACTCCTGCTTGATGAACCGCTTGGAGCGCTTGATCTTCAGCTGCGGAAGAACCTGCAGACCGAACTGAAGCAGCTGCAGCGAAGCCTTGGCATTACCTTTGTCTATGTCACGCATGATCAGGAAGAAGCCATGATGCTGTCAGACCGCATTGTGATTATGAATAACGGGCAAGTGGAACAGATTGGAACACCTCGTGAAATTTACGCTACGCCAACCACATTGTTTGCCGCTACCTTTGTGGGCGAGAATAATATTTTCTCCCAGGATGGGCGGCTGTTTGCTGTTCGGCCTGAGAAGCTTGTTCTGCTGCGGGACAGTCAGGGAGCGAAGCGGACCGGAGTTATTGAGGATGTGCTGTACCTGGGCAGCCTGCACAAGGTTGTAGTTCAGCTGGACAATGAGCCAATGAAGGTCTCCATTGCGCTTGACTTCAAGGACGAGCGCCCATGGGGAATCGGAGAGCAGGTAGGTGTGGGTTGGCAGTCTCAGGATGAGGTGGTTATCGGGGCATGA
- a CDS encoding ABC transporter permease, with amino-acid sequence MKKKSGLVVLPVMLWLGLFLVIPMLIVVGISFMQRDELGNLVYSFSLEGYARFFDPLYLGIYWDTIVLSVVTTVLCLLLSYPLAYYIARSGPRMQTWGLALVTIPFWINFLIRTYAWVLLLRTQGVVNELFLNLGLIDAPMQLLYNKGAVLLGMVYTFLPFMVLPIYVAIEQMDRRLLEAASDLGASPWKAFRHITLPQTKSGIITGSVLVYVSTTGMFVVTDILGGAKSSMISNIIQNQFLGARNWPFGAALSVIFVITSLVLIMLFNKAMSSRHLSVKEGRG; translated from the coding sequence ATGAAGAAGAAGTCAGGACTTGTCGTACTGCCGGTAATGCTGTGGCTGGGCCTGTTTCTGGTTATTCCCATGCTGATTGTCGTAGGCATCTCTTTTATGCAGCGTGATGAGCTGGGCAATCTGGTCTATTCCTTTAGTCTTGAAGGCTACGCCCGGTTCTTTGATCCTTTATATTTAGGGATCTATTGGGATACCATTGTTCTGTCGGTTGTAACGACCGTGCTCTGTCTGCTGCTTAGCTACCCGCTGGCTTATTATATTGCCCGGTCGGGCCCAAGAATGCAGACATGGGGACTGGCGCTTGTGACCATCCCGTTCTGGATTAACTTCTTGATCAGGACTTATGCCTGGGTGCTGCTGCTTCGTACGCAAGGAGTAGTGAATGAACTGTTCTTAAATCTCGGCCTGATTGATGCCCCTATGCAGCTCTTGTATAACAAAGGCGCGGTGCTTCTCGGCATGGTGTATACCTTCTTGCCGTTCATGGTGCTGCCCATTTATGTGGCGATTGAACAAATGGACCGCCGCCTTCTGGAAGCGGCGAGCGATCTCGGTGCCTCTCCGTGGAAGGCATTCCGTCACATTACGCTGCCGCAGACCAAGTCTGGTATCATAACAGGATCGGTTCTGGTGTATGTCTCAACGACAGGGATGTTTGTAGTTACCGATATATTGGGCGGAGCTAAGTCATCTATGATTAGCAACATTATACAGAACCAATTCCTAGGGGCGCGCAACTGGCCCTTTGGTGCGGCGCTTTCCGTTATTTTTGTAATTACGTCGCTAGTGCTAATCATGCTGTTCAATAAAGCTATGTCATCTCGGCATTTGAGCGTGAAGGAGGGACGCGGATGA
- a CDS encoding ABC transporter permease → MKTKNNPLLGIHSLLMMIFIYVPIVFIVLFSFNDSRLSAQWSGFTFDWYRSLLDNENVMDALSNSLIVAVVSTIFATILGTMAALAMRNIRSKWKGTMSGLLYLPVIIPDIIMGLSLLVLFTQFHFSLGKLTVIIAHITFSLSYVYVIVNSRLAGMGAQLEEAAQDLGASGWQTFRHVTLPQIMPGIISGAIIAFTMSIDDFMVSFFVSGPDSTTLPIYIYGQVKRGISPEINALCTILIVVSVLLIFLAQFVLNRGKGQKKRSMLPF, encoded by the coding sequence ATGAAGACGAAAAACAACCCATTACTGGGTATTCACTCGCTGCTCATGATGATCTTCATCTACGTGCCGATTGTGTTTATTGTTTTATTCTCATTTAATGATTCCAGGTTATCCGCGCAGTGGAGCGGATTTACTTTTGACTGGTACAGGTCCCTGCTGGACAATGAAAATGTCATGGATGCGCTGAGCAACAGTCTCATTGTCGCAGTAGTTTCGACTATTTTTGCTACGATTCTGGGGACGATGGCCGCACTGGCTATGCGTAACATCCGCAGCAAGTGGAAGGGTACGATGAGCGGGCTCTTATATCTTCCTGTTATTATTCCGGATATTATTATGGGCTTGTCCCTGCTGGTGCTGTTCACGCAATTCCATTTCTCACTTGGGAAGCTGACGGTAATTATCGCACATATTACGTTCAGTCTGTCATATGTGTATGTCATTGTGAATTCGCGCTTGGCAGGCATGGGAGCACAGCTGGAGGAAGCAGCACAGGACCTTGGTGCCAGCGGCTGGCAGACTTTCAGGCATGTGACCTTGCCGCAGATCATGCCGGGGATCATCTCAGGTGCGATCATTGCGTTTACGATGTCCATTGATGATTTCATGGTGAGCTTTTTTGTATCCGGTCCGGATTCAACGACCTTACCGATTTACATTTATGGTCAGGTCAAACGGGGTATTTCCCCGGAAATTAACGCATTATGTACGATTTTAATTGTGGTGAGTGTGCTACTCATCTTCTTGGCCCAATTTGTATTGAATCGGGGCAAGGGGCAGAAGAAACGCTCAATGCTACCTTTTTAG
- a CDS encoding polyamine ABC transporter substrate-binding protein, producing the protein MLATLSLAGCGSSKETLNIYSWADNFDENVLKDFEKEFNVKVNYAVYANNEDLLAKIKAGGSGYDLIQPSDYMVSTMIKENLLEPLNKANIPNIANIADTFKSPSFDPDNKYSVVYTSGVTGIAYNKKYVKDIPNSWADLWKPEYKGKLLLLDDNREVIGMALKKNGFSNSSTDESQIKTAVDDLKTLLPSVLAFDTDTIKQKMIQEEGWIGTVWSGDASYIAKENPDVGYVVPKEGGTIFSDNYAIPKGAKHKDLAEKFINYMLDPKVSAKNYESIGYSDPNVKAMEFHGAEYKADKMINLSEDELTRTEWLKDVGNTLQTYDRYWTELKSGRE; encoded by the coding sequence ATGCTGGCTACTCTGAGCCTAGCAGGTTGTGGGAGCTCGAAGGAAACGCTGAATATCTACAGCTGGGCGGATAACTTTGATGAGAATGTCCTGAAGGACTTTGAGAAAGAATTCAATGTTAAAGTTAATTACGCAGTCTATGCAAATAATGAGGATCTGCTTGCGAAGATTAAGGCTGGGGGCAGCGGATACGATCTGATTCAGCCTTCCGACTACATGGTGTCTACCATGATCAAGGAAAACCTGCTGGAGCCGCTGAACAAAGCGAATATCCCGAATATCGCCAACATTGCAGATACCTTTAAGAGCCCTTCTTTTGACCCAGATAATAAGTACTCCGTGGTGTATACATCCGGTGTAACGGGGATTGCTTATAACAAGAAGTACGTGAAGGACATTCCTAACAGTTGGGCCGATCTGTGGAAACCGGAGTATAAGGGGAAGCTGCTGCTGCTTGATGATAACCGCGAAGTGATCGGAATGGCGCTGAAGAAGAACGGCTTCTCGAACAGCTCCACGGATGAGAGCCAGATCAAGACGGCTGTAGACGACCTTAAGACACTGCTGCCAAGTGTGCTTGCCTTTGATACGGATACCATCAAACAGAAGATGATTCAGGAAGAAGGTTGGATCGGAACAGTATGGTCCGGTGATGCTTCTTATATTGCGAAGGAGAACCCTGATGTGGGTTATGTGGTGCCTAAGGAAGGTGGCACGATCTTCTCGGATAACTATGCCATTCCTAAGGGCGCTAAGCACAAGGATCTGGCCGAGAAGTTTATCAATTACATGCTCGATCCTAAAGTAAGTGCGAAGAACTATGAGAGCATCGGCTATAGCGATCCGAACGTGAAGGCGATGGAATTCCATGGTGCTGAATATAAAGCCGATAAGATGATTAACTTGTCCGAGGATGAGCTGACCCGCACAGAATGGCTTAAGGACGTAGGCAACACGCTGCAGACCTATGACCGTTATTGGACTGAGCTGAAGAGCGGACGCGAATAA
- a CDS encoding GDSL-type esterase/lipase family protein, with protein sequence MGYLYTAIGDSLTTGFGALPGNGFVPVYRRMAENRLRQQITVNNLGVNGLTSGALLERIGHPVYRQALQQAQLITISIGGNDLIQAAKAVRREPKREAEIFRSSLAACINHFDRIIRSIGSLKAGFASPYIVRVVGLYNPYPQIQEASSWVTRFNRQAGGYSSLSYGFADVYGLFYGHEKSLLSFDGIHPNGRGYRKIAERLNSLGYGLL encoded by the coding sequence ATGGGCTATCTCTATACAGCGATAGGCGATTCATTAACGACCGGATTCGGCGCTTTGCCGGGCAATGGCTTTGTCCCTGTCTATCGGCGAATGGCCGAGAATCGGCTACGCCAGCAAATCACCGTGAACAATCTCGGTGTGAACGGGCTAACCTCTGGAGCGCTGCTTGAGCGCATAGGCCACCCCGTGTATCGTCAGGCCCTTCAGCAAGCGCAGCTAATTACGATCTCCATTGGCGGGAATGATCTGATACAAGCTGCGAAAGCTGTGCGGAGAGAGCCGAAGCGGGAGGCAGAGATCTTTCGCAGTTCTCTAGCAGCTTGCATCAACCACTTCGATCGAATTATCCGATCGATTGGTTCTTTAAAGGCTGGATTCGCGTCTCCTTATATCGTGCGTGTTGTAGGGCTGTATAATCCGTATCCTCAAATTCAGGAGGCCAGCTCCTGGGTGACTCGCTTTAACCGTCAGGCCGGGGGATATAGTAGCTTGTCTTATGGATTTGCGGACGTCTATGGATTGTTCTATGGTCATGAAAAGTCGCTGCTGTCTTTCGATGGGATCCACCCAAATGGCCGTGGATACCGCAAAATTGCCGAACGGCTGAATAGCCTTGGCTATGGTCTGCTGTAA